The Bradyrhizobium sp. CCBAU 051011 DNA segment CGCCGCCGCGTTCGCCTATATCGGACTGCTGTTCGTCGTCGCCAGCTATGGCGACCGCCTGTCGCCGAGCCAGCGCGGCCGCGCCGGCATGCTGATCTATCCGCTGTCGCTGGCGATCTACTGCACCTCCTGGACCTTCTTCGGTTCCGTCGGCTTCGCCACCCGCACCAGCGTCGACTTCCTCGCAATCTATGTCGGCCCGATCCTGATGATCGGGCTTTGCACGCCGCTGCTGCGGCGCGTGATCCAGCTTGCCAAGTCGCAGAACATCACCTCGATCGCCGACTTCATCGCGGCGCGCTACGGCAAGAGCCAGGCGGTCGCCGGCACGGTGGCGATGATCGCGATCGTCGGTTCCGTGCCCTACATCGCGCTGCAGCTCAAGGCGGTGGCGTCGTCGCTGGAGACGATCCTGAGCGAGGACAAGCTGTTCTCCTCGATCCCGATCATCGGCGACATCGCGCTGGTGGTGACGCTGGCGATGGCGGCATTCGCGGTGCTGTTCGGCACCCGCCAGACCGACGCCACCGAGCACCAGCACGGCCTGATGCTGGCGGTCGCCACCGAATCCATCGTCAAGCTGGTGGCCTTTCTCGCCGCCGGCGCCTTCGTCACCTTCTGGATGTTCACGCCCGTCGAGCTGATCGAACGCGCGATGAAGACGCCGGAGGCGGTGCGCGCCATCAACTATGCGCCGTCGATCGGCAATTTCCTCACCATGACGCTCCTGTCGTTCTGCGCGATCATGCTTCTGCCGCGACAGTTTCACGTCAGCGTGGTTGAGAACTCTAGCCCCGAGGAGGTCAGCCGCGCCCGCTGGCTGTTTCCGCTCTATCTGATCGCCATCAACCTGTTCGTGATTCCGATCGCGCTCGCCGGCCTCGTTACCTTCCCGTTCGGCGCCGTAGACAGCGACATGTACGTATTGGCGCTGCCGATCGAGGCGGGTTCCCCGTTGCTGAGCATTGCCGTCTTCGTCGGCGGCCTGTCGGCCGCGACTGCGATGGTGATCGTGGAATGCGTCGCGCTCTCCATCATGGTCTCGAACGACATCGTCTTGCCGCTGGTGCTGCAGCGCAGCCCCGCGACGCGCCACGGCAGCAAGGATTTCGGCGACTTCCTGCTCAGGATCCGGCGCTTTGCGATCTTCGCCATCATGGTAATGGCGTATTTCTACTATCGCGCGCTCGGCAACGCGCAACTGGCGGCGATCGGCCTGCTGTCGTTCGCAGCGCTTGCCCAACTGGCGCCGGCCTTCTTCGGTGGCCTGTTCTGGCGCGAAGGAACCGCACGCGGCGCCATGACCGGCATGCTGGTCGGCTTTGCCGTGTGGGCCTATACGCTGTTTCTGCCGAGCTTCCTGGAAGGCAATCCCACCGGCCTGCTGCTGCTGCAACACGGACCATTCGGCATCGAGGCGCTGCGTCCGCGGGCGCTGTTGGGCGCCGATCTGCCGCCGCTGATGCATGGCGTGCTCTGGTCGCTCTCGCTCAACATCCTGACCTACATCGTGGTGTCGATCGCGCAACGGCCGTCGTCGATCGAACGGCTGCAGGCGGACCTGTTCGTACCCAACACGCTGACGCCGATCACGCCGACGTTCCGGCGCTGGCGGACGACCGTTACCGTGCAGGACATCCAGAGCACGGTGGCGCAATATCTCGGCCCCGAGCGCGCCGCCCAGGCCTTCCAGACCTTTGCCGCCGATCATCCCGGCACTCTCGATCCGGCCGCGCCGGCCGATTTCGAATTGCTGCAATTTGCCGAACGCCTGATCGCCTCCTCGATCGGCGCGGCCTCCTCGCGCCTCGTGATGTCGCTGCTGTTGCGCAAGCGCACCGTCTCCGCCAAGGCCGCGCTGAAGCTGCTCGACGATTCCCACGCCGCGCTGCATTTCAACCGCGAGATCCTGCAGACCGCACTCAACCATGTGCGCCAGGGCATCGCAGTGTTCGACGCCGATCTGCAACTGATCTGCTCGAACGCGCAGTTCGGCGAAATTCTCGCGCTGCCGCCGCAACTGGTGCAGCTCGGCATTCCCTTGCAGGAAATCCTCGAATTCATGGACGCGGTCAGCCCGTCCGGCGCCGGCGATTCCGATGCGCTATTGGCGCGGCGGCTGGAGGCCTACACCACCGTGGGCGAGCCCTATCTGGAGCGCCTGCCCGACCGTCACATGGTGATCGAGGTCCGTTCCAACCGGATGCCGGGCGGCGGCCTCGTCATCACCTTCTCCGACGTCACCCCGAGCTTCGAGGCCGCCGAAGCGCTGGAGCGCGCCAATGCGACGCTGGAAAAGCGCGTGCGTGACCGCACCGAGGAATTGACGCGCCTGAACTCGGAACTGGCGCAGGCCAAGAGCACCGCCGAGGACGCCAACATCTCGAAAACCCGGTTTCTGGCGGCGGCCAGCCACGACATCCTGCAGCCGCTCAATGCGGCACGGCTGTATGTGACGAGCCTCGTCGAACGGCAGAACGGCGGCGAGGATTCCCGCCTGGTCGAGAACATCGACGACTCGCTGGAGGCGATCGAGGAAATCCTCGGCGCGCTGCTCGACATCTCGCGACTCGATGCCGGCGCGATGGCGACCTCGATCACCAGCTTCAAGATGGCCGATCTGATGCGCTCGCTGGAGATCGAGTTTGCGCCGATTGCCCGCGCCAAGGGGCTGGAGCTGACCTTCGTGCCCTGCTCGCTGCCGGTGCAATCCGACCGCTCGCTGCTGCGCCGGCTGTTGCAGAATTTCATCTCGAACGCGATCAAATACACCCCGCGCGGGCGCGTGCTGGTCGGCTGCCGCCGCCACGGGCAATCGCTGCAGATCGCCGTCTACGACACCGGCGTCGGCATTCCCGTGATGAAGCGCGGCGAGATCTTCAAGGAGTTCCACCGCCTCGAGCAGGGCGCGCGGATCGCCCGCGGCCTCGGCCTTGGATTATCGATCGTCGAGCGGCTGGCGCGCGTACTCAACCACGGTATCGCGATCGACGCCAACGCCAGCGGCGGCTCGGTGTTTTCGGTGACGGTTCCGGTCGCCAAGGGAGTCAACCATACCGCCGCCGTCACCAGCGCGACGCCGCTGTCGAAGACGCCCATGAGCGGCGCCCTGATCGTCTGCATCGAGAACGATCCGGCGATCCTCGACGGCATGAAGACATTGCTGACCGCCTGGGACGCCGAGGTGATCGCGGTGGCCGACCCGGAAGCCGCGATCGCCGCGATCGAAGCTTCCGGCAACAGCGTGACCGGCCTGCTGGTCGACTATCATCTCGACCGCGGCAACGGCGTCGCCGCGATCCGCGAGATCCGCCGCCGCTTCGGCGAAAACATTCCGGCCATCCTGATCACGGCCGACCGCAGCCCGAACGTCCGCGCCGCCGCGCGCGAGGAGAACATCGCGATCCTCAACAAGCCGGTGAAGCCGGCCTCGCTCCGGGCGCTGCTCGGCCAGTGGCGGGCGCAGCAGATGGTGGCGGCGGAGTAGACGCCGACATTGCGGGCCACCGGGTCGCGCCAATGCGCCCGATGACAGGCTCCGCGAAGCAATTCATTATCACCGCACGCACGGAAAGACGCATTGCTTCGCTAGAAGAATGATGAAATTAGGTTTGATTGCGACCACGAAGAAGGTGCGCTCCCTCTCCCGCTTGCGGGGGAGGGTTGGGGTGGGGGGTGTCTCCCCGGGCGAGACTGCCCGAGTGGAGAGAGCCCCCACCCGGCGCTTCGCGCCGACCTCCCCCGCAAGCGGGAGAGGTGAAGCGCGTCTGCGGCCAAATCGATCTGACCAAAAATCATCATGCTCGCTAACGCCCGCAACGACGGTGGGAATCACCCCGTCGGCGTGCCCTGGCGCCACTGGCCGCCGGAGATCTTTGCCGCCGCGATCACCGCCTGCGTCCGGCTTTCGACGCCGAGCTTCTGCAGGATCGCCGAGACGTGCGCCTTGATGGTCGCTTCGGAGACGCCGAGCTCATAGGCGATCTGCTTGTTGAGCAGCCCCTCCGATAGCATCATCAGCACCCGCACCTGCTGCGGGGTCAGCGTCACCAGGCGGTCGCGCAGCCGCGTCATGTCGGGGTCGGTGGCCGAGGAGAGATCGGTGTCCGGCGGCACCCAGACGTCGCCCTCCATCACCTTCATGATGGCGTCGCGCAGCGTCTCGACGCCGAAGCGCTTGGGGATGAAGCCGGAGGCGCCGAAATCGAGCGACCGCCGGATCGTACCCGCATCGTCGCTCGCCGACACGATCACCACCGGGATCGCGGGATATTGCGCCCGCAGGTAGATCAACCCCGAGAAGCCCGAGATCCCCGGCATCGTGAGATCGAGCAGGATCAGGTCGACGTCGGAATCCCGCTCGAGCAGCGCGGTGAGTTCGTCGAACGTGCCGGCTTCGCTGATGGCGGCCGAAGCCACGACACTGGCAACCGCCTGTCGCAGAGCGTCGCGAAAGAGCGGATGGTCATCGGCGATGACAAGGTGGGTATTGGCAGCAGCGATCATCTGTTCCGGGCGCCGACAAGAGGTCGGGAAAGCATGCAAGTCGTTGCTGATTGACAGCAATTTGATTGTCCACTGTCAGGAAGCGACTTGCAAGGCAACCTTTCCCGCGTCCCGCAAAAGCAGTTAATCGGCGCCGATTCCTCGCGAATGGTGCAACGCAAAAAATGAACAATTGAGGATTTGGGCCGCGCCGGCCGAGCCCCAGGGAACTCGGAGAATGCTTCGCTTTCGAAAAGACGCGTAGCGTCAATCCTTGAACAGGAGATCGCGACCGAGCTCATCGATGGTGGAGACAGCATCGAGTGCCGCACGCAGCCGATCGAGGTCACGGCCCGACAATCGCTTCAGGGCAACCGCGTTGGAAGGCGGGATGCCGTGGGCGATGTCCTCAACCTGCTGCGACAGGATGAGATCGAGAAAGGTGCCCTGGGCTTCGCCAAGCGCATCGAGATCGCTCTCGCTGGCCTGAACCCTCGCCTTCACGCCGGCCAGTCGCGCCGACGTCGACCGGTCCATGACGTGATAGCGGATGGCCATCGCGCGCACCCATGCGACGAGACCAAACAGTCCGGCCGCCTTGAGGTCGATACGGCCGGCGACCGTGCGGATCCCGCCGAAAAATTTCAGGCTCGCCGGAACGCTGACGTTCTCGACCAACAGTTTGATAAACGCGACCTGGCCTTCGGCCGCCGCGAAGGCCGCCTGACGCACGGCAACGGCAAGGCCACCGTCGCCGTGAACCGCCCGCAGGTCGAAGAAGATATCGACGGACAACAGATCGGCGGGACTGGAACGTGTGATCCACTTGTCGACGCGATCCCGCCATGTTGCCACCGAGCCGCGCCAAAGCGCGTTCTTGGCCATGACACCGCCCTTGCA contains these protein-coding regions:
- a CDS encoding hybrid sensor histidine kinase/response regulator, encoding MLHDWGVIAAAFAYIGLLFVVASYGDRLSPSQRGRAGMLIYPLSLAIYCTSWTFFGSVGFATRTSVDFLAIYVGPILMIGLCTPLLRRVIQLAKSQNITSIADFIAARYGKSQAVAGTVAMIAIVGSVPYIALQLKAVASSLETILSEDKLFSSIPIIGDIALVVTLAMAAFAVLFGTRQTDATEHQHGLMLAVATESIVKLVAFLAAGAFVTFWMFTPVELIERAMKTPEAVRAINYAPSIGNFLTMTLLSFCAIMLLPRQFHVSVVENSSPEEVSRARWLFPLYLIAINLFVIPIALAGLVTFPFGAVDSDMYVLALPIEAGSPLLSIAVFVGGLSAATAMVIVECVALSIMVSNDIVLPLVLQRSPATRHGSKDFGDFLLRIRRFAIFAIMVMAYFYYRALGNAQLAAIGLLSFAALAQLAPAFFGGLFWREGTARGAMTGMLVGFAVWAYTLFLPSFLEGNPTGLLLLQHGPFGIEALRPRALLGADLPPLMHGVLWSLSLNILTYIVVSIAQRPSSIERLQADLFVPNTLTPITPTFRRWRTTVTVQDIQSTVAQYLGPERAAQAFQTFAADHPGTLDPAAPADFELLQFAERLIASSIGAASSRLVMSLLLRKRTVSAKAALKLLDDSHAALHFNREILQTALNHVRQGIAVFDADLQLICSNAQFGEILALPPQLVQLGIPLQEILEFMDAVSPSGAGDSDALLARRLEAYTTVGEPYLERLPDRHMVIEVRSNRMPGGGLVITFSDVTPSFEAAEALERANATLEKRVRDRTEELTRLNSELAQAKSTAEDANISKTRFLAAASHDILQPLNAARLYVTSLVERQNGGEDSRLVENIDDSLEAIEEILGALLDISRLDAGAMATSITSFKMADLMRSLEIEFAPIARAKGLELTFVPCSLPVQSDRSLLRRLLQNFISNAIKYTPRGRVLVGCRRHGQSLQIAVYDTGVGIPVMKRGEIFKEFHRLEQGARIARGLGLGLSIVERLARVLNHGIAIDANASGGSVFSVTVPVAKGVNHTAAVTSATPLSKTPMSGALIVCIENDPAILDGMKTLLTAWDAEVIAVADPEAAIAAIEASGNSVTGLLVDYHLDRGNGVAAIREIRRRFGENIPAILITADRSPNVRAAAREENIAILNKPVKPASLRALLGQWRAQQMVAAE
- a CDS encoding response regulator transcription factor, encoding MAAANTHLVIADDHPLFRDALRQAVASVVASAAISEAGTFDELTALLERDSDVDLILLDLTMPGISGFSGLIYLRAQYPAIPVVIVSASDDAGTIRRSLDFGASGFIPKRFGVETLRDAIMKVMEGDVWVPPDTDLSSATDPDMTRLRDRLVTLTPQQVRVLMMLSEGLLNKQIAYELGVSEATIKAHVSAILQKLGVESRTQAVIAAAKISGGQWRQGTPTG